agactgactaggctgaccctgaccaatgtgcgaggccagataaaagcagcaggatcactctcaagaccattcgacatcaacaacggtctacgacaaggggatgcgctatcatgcgtcctctttaacctggccctcgagaaagtgattcgtgatgctgaggtaaatgcaagaggtacgatcctcttcaagcccacccaactactggcctatggtgacgatatcgacatcatgggaagaaccacccgagacgtacaaactgccttcatccagatcgagcaggcggccatcggcgcgagattttgggctgcacatcaatgaaggcaagacaaaatatatggtggcaacgtcagcaccgaagacaaatcaaccaacaacatcaaacacgaagaagaataaggataggagaatacaactttgagactgttgacaatttctcctatctagggtcgaaaatcacagccgataacagctacgatgatgaaatccgcgcacggttgttgtcagccaacagagcctatttcagcttacaaagactgttccttacaaagactgttccgctcgaaacatctcaccatagggtcacagctcttactgtacaagactatgatcttgccagtccttatgtattcctcggaaacttggggttcttagcaagaaaaattgcgaactcttggccgcgttcgagagaagaatcctccgaagaatttttgggccccctacatgaggatggacgattccgtagcctgcacaatgacgaaatctatgagcgataccatgaccgtccggttgtggataaaatccggctcaataggttacggtgggcgggtcacttaatccgtatggatgaggatgatcccacccggaaagtctataagggcaatatctatggtagaaaaagaagacgaggcagaccctgcctaagatggagcgatgacgtaggtcaggacgccagacagcttttagggatatcgaattggtggacctcggcgcaaaaccgggatgtctggagttccttattaaggcaggcctagaccggataccggttgttgcgccgttgatgatgaaggttCCCGTATGGtaaaactcggatttggcaaaaaacaAAGGAGAACGACACGCGCACTCCTTAACAAAGATGAAAGTTCAGAGTCAAAATTCAACAGAAGAGGCTCAGAATGCTTCAAAGAAGAGCATACATTTCACTAAGCAATCATCGTTGAGACGCTTTTGTGAAGACACGGATTGACTTAATGCAGATCCTAGTTAGAGAGCATAACCTACGCTAAAGCAGACACAAGGAAGCGCTTGGAGCTAATTGCCCTGCAagaattcaagaccgtaacttgGCTGGTCTCTAACATTAAAAGTAGTATCATTTGAATACGAAAAATGGCCATTTAATCTTCAGGTCCAGTTGATTCCTACTTCACTAATATatgaattgaatattttattgaatatttatcGTGCATATTTGgcacatgtatatatatatcacgAAACATAGCGCGCGTTAGAGatgatatttattttcaaatttaggaAACTCACGCAGACGGGAAAAACTTATTCAACCGATAAGCCTATTAGATCGTTTCGTAAGAGATGTGTATATTCCCCCCGTTGCGGAAGCCCTTTTACCAAACTAGTGGCGCAACAGGCCTTTATtgcatccgaaataaggatatccacgattgatatggggttacaacgatcgtagaaaaattgcgagagaagcgcctcctatggtatggtcacgtaattcgtgctaacgaggattcacttgccaaggttggcgatggtaaacgaccaaaagggcggccgaaacaacggtggcttgatatactggatggtgatttaaaggcctcacgactgcatccagatcagtcctttaataaaataaaatggcgcatccgatcacgacgagtcccGTTGTGAACGAGATAAAGGCTAAGGAAATAAAGAAGGAGTTCAGCTACGCCTCGTTCGCAGCAATCTGCAAGGTTACAAGATGGGATGGAATCGACACATCATTATTCAATTAGATTTTTCGCGTATGCACATTGTGGGCGCAAGAAAATCGATCGGGGCAAAGTGTCTTAGAAGTTTGGAAAAATTTCACTGGAAGGCATTTTCTCTCAATTGTTACCACTTCTAGAAACTACTATgactatggctcctggagggcgAAAATGTCTTTCTACCAGCAGTTTTGGATGATCTAGCTGTTACAATTATCAGTAAGTTTGCAGTTGTGACCCCTTAAGTGCATTTCTGCAGGTGGTATACAGTAAGTGACTCCGAAACAGACACATGGCGAATACTaaaaagactggactagttgaaAACGTTGAGGGAGTAGTTATATGCTATTCACTTTATCGATGGTAGATATCCGTCTAGTCTAAACAGTCTAATTATTAGGAGTATATTTTACCTTGAATCTAGCGTAGAAACACTATATTCAAGAACAACATTAGAAGTCCTGTGGATCATTATTTTACTGTCATAAGTATAAATTCATAACAAAGCCCATTTTTATGTTACACAAATCCTAAATTCAGCTCTCATTTACTTATAGGTGAAGAGGAAAGCAGCTAATATTTTATGTTACAAGGACTGTGGCAATCTTTCGGCTATGTTCTCATTTGGGAAATATTTGAGGAAGCATCAGGTGTTATCTAATACTCAAGGACCATATGATTTTTGGATTCGCCTTCAATAAGACATATTCTGTCCTAATCAACGAACAGTAGCTACATTCACTAACTTCTGTCCTGATTCAAATACTTACTCAACTCCTGCCATTTTATCCAAAGCAGCGATACCTTTAGATCCCAATGGTGCATATGCTGTTATCACTATTTTGTTCCGCTTGCAGAAATCTACCAACTCGTTTTGTTGCAAGTAAATATGAAGCTCAATCTGGCATCAATCaacaaaattagaaaaataagtttttcatttcatattttttttgtgtCATAAGTTTACCTGGAGATTCACTGGTTTAATCGTGGAATTATCTAGTAATCGCTGAATTTGCTGTTTATTGAAATTGGAAACACCAATAGCTTTGGCAAGTCCAAGTTCCACCATGTGTTCCATTTTCTGGAAAGAATTGTGTAATATTGCTATTCATTGTGGGTAATAAGATACATTACTTTCGTAGGAAAGTCCGTTTGCAGTGCTAGACAGTGAAGTTATATCAGCACTACAAActaacttgcctcgcaagacAGGTATCTTTAgctattaaaaaaaatctgtaagTTGAATACCTTCCAAGTTGCAATATGATCAGTTTCCAAGTCTAGAACGACGGAACCATCGGCTTCACGTTTGAAGTCACCATCAGTTTCTGGTACACCAAATGGAGTGTGGATAAGGTAGAGATCAATATAATCCAACTGGAGATCAGCGAGTGAATTTCTCAACCACTTCTCAACACCACTTGGACGATTTCCTAATTTGAGAAAAATGTGTATGTCAGGAGAATATACTTTTGTTTTCTCTTCAGCATCTTACCTAAAGGCGGAAGCTTAGTAACAATAAACAGTTCCTCTCTTGTAACACGGTTTGAATCAAGCCATGATTTCAACACACGTCCGATGGCTTTCTCATTTAGATAAACTGGAGCACAATCAATATGACGGTatcctgcttccaaagccaaattCAATGCTGCTTCAACTTCATCATCGGGGGCCTGCATAAAGAAACAAAATGGATTGAATGCCATAAAAAACCTCAGGGCATATTTCTAAAATTAATATTCCTGAACGTTTCTATTCTACGCCTGAATCAATATACATATGGTGATCACGGatcaatatacatatgtactctATTAATGCTATGCAAGTGGTAAGCCTAAAGGACCGGAGCAAgcacttcttttttttcttcactcCTCGTCTCATTCAtaaggctcgtcgtgatcggtttcgtcattctattttatcaaaagcctagtCGgtatgcaatcgcgaggctttcaaattcccttcTAGCGTGCCAAGcggtcgttgtttcggcctgccttttggtcgctcacCATTGACTTCGTgagctattgccacttcagatgagttcccctgcagactcgggtccgatcgccctaattaggacagaagtgttcgatatcctgtgtgcgttcatgtcGGTTTTTGGCAAGTTGATATAGATtctctcgctatcccgagtgtccagtttatcgtaaagatttttgtaatgttccgctcgggtgacagcgatcgctttcttcgcatcctggttggcatttttataaatttacgaGCGTTTTGGCACTATGATACTTTTTTCGAAATAGAAACACTAGACATCATCATTTTTCGTAAAAACTGATTTAGGAgtatataatagtaataataatcgttggcacaacaatccatattggatcagggccttgaagtgtgttagagcacttcattcaagaccgtaacggtacactacagtacactgtaggaggcaatgtggttagcattgcgctcgcccgagattattaccctgatctgactcaggtattcattcacagctgagtcggttggtatccgacgtcaaatcatcgTCAATTAGTCCTAATTTGGAAAGAATCTATTTTGTTGAAATGTTTCACTTGGAGGAGTTTCCGTCATGGCAATCTAGTCAAAACCAGCTTAATCTGTATGTGTCTATGGAAATGAAaggaaatgttgaaaaaaaattgattgtgGTTCAAAAGGCAAAACAAGTGATTGACAATTAGATTATCTAAAGTtgtcagtgtccggatagctgagtggttagagcgcaaggctgtcgtacggaaggtcgcggttcaaatctcgctggtggcagtggaatttgtatcgtgatttgacgtcggacaccagtcgactcagctgtgaatgagtacctgagtcaaatcagggtaataatctcgggcgagcgcaatgctgaccacattgcctcctacagtgtactgtagtgtaccgttacggtcttgaatgaagtgctctaacacacttcaaggccctgatccaacatggattgttgcgccaacgattattattattattaaagttgtAAGTATAAATGGGGGCTTATAGCATGCACAGCATTGAATGTAAAGATAATGAAACTGGAGCACTGTCATCACGTTCAATGTTATGCATGAGATTAGCCCACAGAAATCAAATAAGAGAATACTAAACATAACAATACGAAAAAGGGACTGTGCTTATGCCCTATACTTCATAAATTAGCGAGACCACAGGAGAGAAGCACAGTGAAATGGAACTCGCAGAATAGAGAATAACAAAGCCCAACTGAATCTTAACTCTCACTGAAAGAATCTTTCTATCTGAAGATAAAATCTACACAAAAGTAAACAGAATGATGTGAATGAGTGATTTATCAGACTTCAAAATTTTTCTCAGCGGGCAACTCAATATTCGTTTTCTTCAGGGCTTTTACGATTTATCTTCgttttttgtttgatttccTTTGCTCAAAATGATTAGGAATTTGATccaaacatttttccaaaagtATACGGGGTAATCAAGGAGTTATTGTGTATATGTTAGAACATGTTATAAAGTGGTgtcaaaaataatcaaaaaaggtTCGAACTATTCTCAAAAGTATTGTTGACGAATACCAGGAAAGTCAGAGATGAGTCAGATACTTTCAGAAAAGCAGATGCTGGAGAAATGCTGGGAGTATTACGTTGATATTCATCAAATTTTCGACAGCATCGATCTCTCAGTactgtacaaaatattgtccgaaTTTGAAGTTCCAGCGAAACTGACTAGATTCATCAGAATGACAAAACTTCAATCAATTTGTCTGTCTAGTGCTCAAGAAAAGCTAACAAGATGTTTCGACACAAATTCCAGATTATTGCAGGACGATGGACTGGTTCACACATCATTTAACATCGCTTTGAAGtatacagggtgtcccgtttatgatagtacatttaatggtggatagtaccacttgtttgaggaaaattggtcgaTGGAATGGgtactctatcttttaccgttagagggagttatagcgtttttcttgaatagtgtcaaaaagcgtGACcttcaaaaaaaatcacaatttcccacACCGTCAATCATTTAATTCCGGATTTGAgaacattttcggaaactacataaaatttcttataaacagatattttttcaattgcgaaggtcatcatcacttcgaagatataactgtttaaattttaatCGATTTTTCATCTTAATTTCAATAAGCAAAGCTGATCAAATTGCCacattatgttagctttcaaatgacataTAAAAATGAAGGGATTAAAAATCTAGAaatattacgcattaaatggaagaaaaattcaaattcacttGAATATGGCACTTCTAATGTTTTGATGcattaattttccattgttcCCATTTAAAACTgccatatttaagtgaatttgttCCATAGCTCATCTAATCAGTTGTTCAACCTCGCTTAAATCACAACTTTGGAGGATAACGAACAGTAATTTGAATTTATAGAAATCCTAAGGAGCTCATAGCCTCATATTCCCGCATTCGTGCACTTATCTCTTTCATTCATCTAAATATCTATGAATGAAGACGACGGGATAATGTTAGTAGATATGCATTTGAAAGGGTTGATTCTAGTTAAAGTCATAAAGAAGATATAATATAGATTTATTGCAATGTGATGATATCGAGGTAGTGTctgcggatagccccatacgctcagaacatcattggctcataacaaagaggcttcaatccaggcaaatcagcaacagatcagattttctctctgcagcaagcaatggaaaaactgttggaatatggacatcaattgcaccatcttttcatcgactttaaggccgccgaTGACAACAGAGCAAAACTGTATATGACCATGAGAGACCCTGAACAaaatgcgaggccagataaaagcagcagcatcgtTCTTgaggccattcaacatcaacaacggtctaagacaaggatcccctatcatgcgtcctctttaacctggcccgcgagaaagtgatccgtgatgccgaagtaagtgcgaggggtacgatcttcttcaagtccaccatcCATGGGAAGAACGAGCCGAGACGTATAAATTGcctgcatccagatcgagcaggtggcgtcagatcttgggctgcacatcaatgaaggcaagacgaagtgcatggtggcaacgtggtcgccaaaaatcaaccaaccaacaacatcaaaccgcactggtcaaacaggaagaattaagataggagactacaactttgagaccgttgataatttctcctatctagggtcgaaaatcggaaccgataacagctacgatgatgcaatcacgcacggttgttggtagccaacagagcctatttcaacttacaaaaactgttctactcgaaacgtctcatcatagagtcaaagctctgactgtacaagacaatgatcttgccagtccttatgtattcctcggaaacttgggttcttagcaagaaaaactgcgaactcttggccgcgttcgagagaagaaccctccgaagaatttttggccccctacatgaggatggacgattctgtagcccatacacaatgacgaaatctatgagcgataccatgaccgtccggttgtggataaaatccggctcaatagaatacggtgggcgggtcacttaatccgtatggatgaggatgatcccacccggaaagtctgaaagggcaatatctatggtagaaaaagaagacgaggcagaccctgcctgagatggagcgatggtgtaggtcaggacgccagacaacttttagggatatcgaattggtggacctcggcgcaaatcgggatgtctggagtttcttattgaggctggcctagaccggataccggttgttttgccgttgatgatgatgatgatagatgaaaaactcaattttaaataGCACATGGAGAATACATGCGAAGAGCaccgcaggtgaaaaaagccgaaagggaaagATCCATAAACAAATGGGAACCGCGTTGGGACCAgttagaaaagggtcgttggacttagaGGTTGACCCCTTCCACGGGGAGTGGCTGATATGAACGATATCGTCAATACCTACATAGCATTTTTCCAATGTCCCAGGTTCGTAAAAGAAGGGAGGAACCTTGGGAAAATTAtaagtgaagtgctatcaccggaaaattttgtccgaagaatgctTGCCAGAGGGATGTGATCAACTCAACGATCAcagcaatccagg
The window above is part of the Hermetia illucens chromosome 3, iHerIll2.2.curated.20191125, whole genome shotgun sequence genome. Proteins encoded here:
- the LOC119653171 gene encoding aldo-keto reductase family 1 member A1, which gives rise to MACTKFFNLGNGVKMPALGIGTWRAPDDEVEAALNLALEAGYRHIDCAPVYLNEKAIGRVLKSWLDSNRVTREELFIVTKLPPLGNRPSGVEKWLRNSLADLQLDYIDLYLIHTPFGVPETDGDFKREADGSVVLDLETDHIATWKKMEHMVELGLAKAIGVSNFNKQQIQRLLDNSTIKPVNLQIELHIYLQQNELVDFCKRNKIVITAYAPLGSKGIAALDKMAGVERNLPDLMENSEVLRIAEAHGKTAAQILLRWILQRGVATIPKSTNPQRLKQNIDVFDFELTQSEMEALAKLDSGVRVCNFEFFKGVNKHPEFPW